One genomic window of Peromyscus maniculatus bairdii isolate BWxNUB_F1_BW_parent chromosome 2, HU_Pman_BW_mat_3.1, whole genome shotgun sequence includes the following:
- the LOC143271777 gene encoding oogenesin-3-like: MGDQAPPTLKQLARQRLLREEDLTLSILEDLPVGLLPEMFEEAFNDRRTNIVRAMVPIWPFPDLSVGALIKNPHLETLKALLDGLDVLIADKVHPRRSKLRVLDLTDVDYDFWSIRAGTHESDCSPQAEGQEQPVEISPNSEVKKHFKVVTDLELMKTRFNQCAWYLLQWAQQRKDSIHVCCRKLKIWDSPVFAAVQIFKLIHLDCILKLELTQWSLEFIVQLFPYLEQMRNLHTLKLRGIQKPLRSAASAEQEWISMLLSLISKFPCLQNLSLSNIYFLTGSLEKWLRCLKTPMTRLSISSSWLSHSDLDYLSQCLNIQELKHLNLICVELSDSCPKLLGLLLERISSTLQTLELEECEMRDCHFNAILPSLSQCSQLTMVNFCNNNISLLVLKNLLRHTAKLSKLTHEKYPAPLECYEELRILQDKFMLLCPELVDILRAERQPKKVSFSTRTCLNCFHCCFYSLEDRLFCLCP, translated from the exons ATGGGAGACCAGGCCCCACCCACACTCAAGCAGCTGGCAAGACagaggctgctgagggaggaggacttGACACTTTCTATTCTGGAGGACCTGCCTGTGGGGCTGCTTCCAGAGATGTTTGAGGAGGCCTTCAATGACAGACGTACAAACATTGTGAGGGCCATGGTCCCTATATGGCCATTCCCAGACCTTTCTGTAGGAGCCCTGATAAAGAACCCCCAcctggagactttgaaagctcTACTTGATGGACTAGATGTGCTGATTGCAGACAAGGTTCATCCCAG GAGGTCAAAACTCAGAGTGCTTGATTTGACGGATGTGGACTATGACTTCTGGAGCATTAGGGCAGGAACCCATGAAAGTGACTGCTCACCGCAAGCCGAGGGGCAGGAGCAACCAGTGGAAATCAGTCCTAACTCTGAGGTGAAGAAACATTTTAAGGTAGtaactgatcttgaactcatgaagaCCAGGTTCAATCAATGTGCCTGGTACTTGTTACAGTGGGCCCAGCAGCGAAAAGATTCCATTCATGTATGCTGTAGAAAGCTGAAGATTTGGGATTCACCGGTCTTTGCTGCTGTACAGATCTTCAAATTGATACATCTAGACTGTATCCTGAAGCTGGAACTGACCCAGTGGTCACTTGAATTCATAGTACAGCTTTTTCCTTACTTGGAGCAGATGAGAAATCTTCATACCCTTAAGCTAAGGGGAATTCAGAAGCCCTTAAGatctgctgcttctgcagagcaAGAATGGATAAGCATGTTGCTTTCTCTGATCTCCAAATTTCCTTGTCTCCAGAATCTGTCTTTATCTAATATCTACTTTTTAACAGGCTCCCTTGAAAAGTGGCTCAG GTGCCTGAAGACCCCCATGACGAGACTGTCAATCAGTAGCTCCTGGCTCTCCCATTCAGACTTGGATTACCTGAGCCAGTGCCTGAACATCCAGGAGCTCAAACATCTGAACTTGATATGTGTAGAGCTATCTGATTCATGCCCTAAGCTTCTTGGGCTTCTCCTTGAGAGAATCTCGAGTACCCTGCAAACCCTGGAATTGGAAGAGTGTGAGATGAGGGACTGTCATTTCAATGCTATCTTGCCTTCCCTGAGCCAATGCTCTCAGCTTACTATGGTCAATTTTTGTAATAATAAcatctctctgcttgtcctgaagAACCTTCTACGTCACACAGCCAAGTTGAGCAAGCTGACCCATGAGAAGTACCCCgcacctctggaatgctatgagGAATTGAGAATACTTCAAGACAAATTTATGCTACTTTGTCCTGAGCTGGTGGATATACTCAGGGCTGAAAGGCAGCCCAAGAAAGTCTCCTTCTCTACAAGAACCTGCTTGAACTGTTTTCACTGCTGTTTCTATAGCCTGGAGGACAGACTTTTTTGCCTTTGTCCATAG